The sequence CGGGGAGAGTCAGTTATGTCAAATCTACTCTCGTTCTACCAAACAGTAACAtaaacgacgaagaagcagaAATTAACCTGGTATTGTCTGTCCTGGAATACTCTCTCTGTTGTACTCGTGTTCTCTTCTACAGTCTCTTTCATCTGGATTGCATTCACCTGCACccccaaaaaaaataataacttggTTTATTATATATGCGTAAAGGAAACAAGAGAATACTGTGAGATTCTAGAAAGCTTGAAGTGAGGCAACCGaaggaacaaaaaagtttcgaCTTACCTTAATGCGATAGAGAGGAGCTGTAAAGGTGTCATTAAAATCAAATTCATCCCCGTCTTGAACGTCTCTTCCCTTTGGATACTGCAACAACATTTACATAAGCCATATCAATAtggcaaaaaagaagaagcaaaaccaCGATCTCTGTGGTTTCTGCATCAGTAGAAAGGCGAGTTAACAGAGTCCATATTTTAGCCTAACCTTATGCAGGATACGAACTTTTCCACAGGCAAGCGACTGTAGAGTCCTTCTCAGTTCTTTGTCCTCTATGCCAGTGGAATCTTTAATGTCTTCAAAGCTAAGTTTCATTGCATCGTTAAATAACATCAAAACAACAGCCTGAGAACATCAAATACAACACATCCTCTAAGCAATGGATTCACAACATAACCTCTGAAGAAAAAAAGGCTTGAAAAGGGAAAAAGAGAAATTCGAGTGACCTGAAAAAGGGAAACAGCAAGCTCCTTTTTAGCTTTGGTGAAATCTGCCTTCAGAACACAGTGACCTAGTGAATTTTGCCACATTAACCTCCTGCCACTGTACTTGCTCAAATAGAACTCTTTGAAGATATCCTACGAAACAAATACTTAaattagaaagaaagaaaaaactttGTAACAAAAAACCATCACGGATGCATATTGGAACTTCTTGTGAAGACCTGATAGACATTTAATTCATGAGGAAGTTTGACATCCATAGGGGGATATGTTGGCCAGTACCTGCATCATACACGGAAGGTTAACAAGTGTTTACAAATATGTCTGAGTTTGATACATAGTACATACCCTGTGGTTAAAACGTGGACACTCATCTCAATTCCCGATGGCAGTTTTGTTCTGGCCTGAGACGATTGTTTGAATGACTCATTGATTTCCTTTGACAATTCAATATcctggagaaaaaaaaatcaaggaaACAGGGGGTATAGGGTCATTATAAATGTTGTACATGCACACAGATTCCTTAAACTCGGTATGTTGCAAGATCATCCAACAAACTTGATACGGAGTAAGTAACAAAGAATATGAATACTAGGATATATTGTACGCATAACCTATGGAAATtaagatgataaaataaaactaaggATCTTTTTCTGTAGAAAAATTTAGAGAgatggaaaaagaaaagaggaCCTTAAACATCCCTTCGAGCTTGTTTGTAAACTGGCTACCGCACTCAGTCTTGAGCTGTAAGTGTCACCAAGGTTAGGTCATGGTAAGAACTTACCGATATAGAAAAAAACAGTGAGAGAGAGATAGTCAACAAGAGTCTCTTTGCATGAACCTTTTGTTACCTTAGAGATCATGGACTTCTCAGCATCAATCGATGCGCTCTTTCCCAAAAGGAGTCTCTTTGCAAGATCCTTTTTATAGAATGCTTCGAACACATCTTTACCCTTTgataagaaaaaatagaaattcgTCAGTAAAACTGAATCTAGAGGGTCAAATAGCTGGCCTGACTGCAGTTACTTAACACAGTACTAGATGTAAATAGTAAGAGATAACCTGGATAAATCTGAACAAAACCAAGACTTTTTCAAGGGTGCTCTCCAATTCTTCTTCAGAAGTACCCTTATTCCCAGCACGGAGCTTCTCGTCCAAAAATTTGGCGATAAGTTCAGCTGGACGATTCTGCAAAAGATATCACGAGCATATATTATATGAAGCACTTAGTAACGATGCGAACTTGAAACTTCTATAGATTTAATACGATGAATCACAAATGTGCAGAATGCTAACGTGAACTTTTGTCAAGATGATCCTGATATTACATAAGAAAAGTGTTGTTCAATACTTGGCTAAGACTGGATAAAATTGGCCAAGAGTTTTGGCATCGAAGTGATACTAGTAACAACACTAGTTTAACTAGGTCTAGCGCCAAAAAAGCACAATACCGAAAATATGTTTATACCCCGTGCCCAAaaatgtttcaattttttttagtaaacaCAGTACATAAACTGCATCGAAAATTTCTACAGTAGATTGCTATAAACCCCACAAACTGAAGCATTGAAATTATAATGTTGACATTTCCACAACAATCAGTATGCAGCttttatatgaaattaaaaCTGTTAGCAAACGATTAGTCaatgatcaagaaaataaatattcaatacCTGGCGAAGATTTATCAGATGCTCAAACGAATCTTTGATTGTGTTGCCAAATGATTCATTCTTGCAAAAGCTCTCTTCCCATACTATGTCAAGAGAAGCCTTGAAGTCCAATAGTGATTGTAccatatctttatctttttcttcATCCATAACAATCTTCTGTCCAGTTTTCCGAATGTAGGAACTAAGCGCCTGCCTCAAAGACTCAAGTGCATTGACCCTAGAAAACAGGGTGTACATCCTCTGGAGGTCCTCAGTACGACGTCCATCCATTAATGGTGTGAAACCCTGGAATATGTTCAGAGAAGGAATAAGCGTAACAAAAATTTGCTAATATACGCAATCACAATGATTACAGGAACTAAACCTTATCAAGGATCGCAACTGTATGACGCTCAAGGAGTTGCTTTTCAATAGTTGATATCAACGGTTTCCTGGTCGATGGATCTATGTATAGTATGCATCTTTCATTCTCTTCATGCAACCTTCCCTGCACCAAACATCAGTAGAAGCCTTAGAGAGACAAGATCAACTAATAAGCTTTTCGGCAGCTTATCGTAAGGAGAAACATATGAAGACACTCTAGGAACCTCGACATGCTTCAGGTACTCAGGAACGTCATACTGCTGCATATACTTCATTCCTTCAGCAGCATAAAATTCAGAAGTGCATTCAAGGAAATGTTTCTCAAAGCTCTCCGTATATATTCCCAGTGCAGTAAACATCTTTAAGAGATGGCTTAGTAAAGTCCTATTAACAGCTTCGGCTAACCTGCAAGACCAATGTCACGCAAATGTCAGTAGATTCAG comes from Brassica rapa cultivar Chiifu-401-42 chromosome A02, CAAS_Brap_v3.01, whole genome shotgun sequence and encodes:
- the LOC103853691 gene encoding cullin-4 — encoded protein: MSLPTKRSTCPSSSSSSSSPPMKKAKNGLHPPSADKVGFPMEEEDEDPTPSAANLSRKKATLPQPSKKLVIKLNKAKPSLPTNFEDTTWDNLQSAIRAIFLKQPFSFDLERLYQAVDNLCLHKLEGKLYQRIQKECEEHISAALQSLVGQDTDLSVFLSLVENCWQDFCDQMLMIRSIALSLDRKYVIQNPNIRSLWEMGLQLFRKHLSLSPDVEQRTVTALLRMIEKERLAEAVNRTLLSHLLKMFTALGIYTESFEKHFLECTSEFYAAEGMKYMQQYDVPEYLKHVEGRLHEENERCILYIDPSTRKPLISTIEKQLLERHTVAILDKGFTPLMDGRRTEDLQRMYTLFSRVNALESLRQALSSYIRKTGQKIVMDEEKDKDMVQSLLDFKASLDIVWEESFCKNESFGNTIKDSFEHLINLRQNRPAELIAKFLDEKLRAGNKGTSEEELESTLEKVLVLFRFIQGKDVFEAFYKKDLAKRLLLGKSASIDAEKSMISKLKTECGSQFTNKLEGMFKDIELSKEINESFKQSSQARTKLPSGIEMSVHVLTTGYWPTYPPMDVKLPHELNVYQDIFKEFYLSKYSGRRLMWQNSLGHCVLKADFTKAKKELAVSLFQAVVLMLFNDAMKLSFEDIKDSTGIEDKELRRTLQSLACGKVRILHKYPKGRDVQDGDEFDFNDTFTAPLYRIKVNAIQMKETVEENTSTTERVFQDRQYQIDAAIVRIMKTRKVLSHTLLITELFQQLKFPIKPADLKKRIESLIDREYLERDKSNPQIYNYLA